Proteins encoded by one window of Deltaproteobacteria bacterium:
- the rpsD gene encoding 30S ribosomal protein S4, with the protein MAKKTAVCRLCRREGMKLFLKGDRCFTDKCAVERRAYAPGQHGQANKKLSEYGLHLREKQKLKRIYGIDQEGQFRNIFAEAERLKGVAGENLLLLLERRLDNVVYRFGFARSRSEARNLVKQNHVLVSGKKVNIPSYLVEKGDRIEVKEKSRKSPGIMEAVEGVERRGLTPWLRLDKEKFLGEVLEWPDREQLTMPVQEQLVVEFYSK; encoded by the coding sequence ATGGCAAAGAAGACAGCAGTTTGTAGATTATGTCGTCGGGAAGGCATGAAACTCTTTTTGAAAGGGGATCGTTGCTTTACGGACAAGTGTGCCGTGGAAAGACGTGCTTATGCTCCGGGTCAACATGGGCAAGCCAACAAAAAACTTTCTGAGTATGGCCTCCACTTGAGAGAAAAACAGAAATTAAAAAGAATTTACGGCATTGATCAAGAAGGGCAGTTCCGCAATATTTTTGCTGAAGCGGAAAGACTCAAAGGAGTTGCCGGCGAAAATTTGCTTCTGCTGTTGGAAAGACGTTTGGACAACGTTGTTTATCGGTTTGGTTTTGCAAGATCACGTTCGGAAGCCAGAAATCTTGTAAAACAAAATCATGTTTTGGTTAGTGGCAAAAAAGTCAACATTCCTTCCTATCTTGTGGAAAAAGGAGACAGGATTGAAGTGAAAGAGAAAAGCCGCAAATCACCCGGTATTATGGAAGCGGTGGAAGGCGTTGAAAGGCGTGGGTTAACGCCGTGGCTTCGTCTCGATAAAGAAAAATTTCTGGGCGAAGTACTGGAATGGCCGGACAGAGAGCAGTTGACCATGCCGGTTCAAGAACAATTGGTTGTGGAATTTTATTCAAAGTAA
- a CDS encoding DNA-directed RNA polymerase subunit alpha — MYRNWHNLIRPRGLEFDQQELTPTYGKFVASPLERGFGLTLGNALRRVLLSSLQGAAVTSVRFDGVLHEFSTIKGVVEDISNILLNFKELRFRLHTGEQEIIQLDVQGEKELKGSDLTLPSNVEILNPDCHIATLGPGAKLKAELTIRLGKGYITAEQNKTPQDSIGVIPMDATFSPIRRVNYNVTNARVGQRTDFDKLTLEVWTDGSVNPEDALAFSAKILKEQLQIFINFDEAVTEVVVEEKPREEGPQLNPNLYRRVEELELSVRSANCLANANIQYIGELVQRSEAEMLKTKNFGRKSLNELKEILAELGLGFGMKIEGFTPLDSEKYRPKEVE, encoded by the coding sequence ATGTATCGTAATTGGCATAACTTGATCCGCCCAAGAGGCCTGGAATTTGATCAACAAGAATTGACACCCACTTATGGCAAATTTGTTGCCTCTCCTTTGGAGCGCGGGTTTGGACTAACACTCGGCAATGCCTTGCGCCGCGTTTTGCTCTCTTCTTTGCAAGGTGCCGCCGTTACCTCCGTCCGTTTTGACGGCGTCCTGCATGAATTCTCCACAATCAAGGGTGTGGTGGAAGATATCAGCAACATTCTGCTCAATTTTAAAGAACTGCGTTTCAGATTGCATACCGGCGAGCAGGAAATTATTCAACTCGATGTTCAGGGTGAAAAGGAACTCAAAGGTTCTGATTTGACACTTCCCTCCAATGTTGAAATTTTGAATCCTGATTGTCACATTGCCACACTGGGACCCGGCGCTAAACTGAAAGCGGAACTGACAATCCGTTTGGGGAAAGGTTACATTACCGCCGAACAGAACAAGACGCCTCAGGATTCAATCGGCGTTATCCCGATGGATGCGACCTTTTCGCCAATCCGCCGCGTGAATTATAATGTTACCAATGCCAGAGTGGGGCAACGTACCGACTTTGACAAATTAACATTGGAAGTATGGACTGATGGTTCCGTGAATCCCGAAGATGCGCTGGCTTTTTCCGCAAAAATTTTGAAAGAGCAACTTCAAATTTTCATTAACTTTGACGAAGCGGTAACGGAAGTGGTTGTCGAGGAAAAACCGCGCGAAGAAGGTCCTCAACTTAATCCCAATTTGTATCGTCGTGTGGAGGAATTGGAACTTTCCGTTCGTTCCGCCAATTGTCTGGCCAATGCCAATATCCAATATATTGGCGAGCTCGTACAAAGAAGCGAAGCAGAAATGCTCAAGACCAAAAATTTTGGCCGCAAATCTCTGAATGAGTTGAAAGAAA